In the genome of Nycticebus coucang isolate mNycCou1 chromosome 12, mNycCou1.pri, whole genome shotgun sequence, one region contains:
- the LOC128561255 gene encoding cystatin-A-like, whose product MIPGGLTEAKRATPEIQEIANKIKPQLEEKTNENYEEFEAEEYKTQVVAGINYYVKIRVGENRYIHMKVFQSLPYQNQELKLSGYQTDKCKEDELTGF is encoded by the coding sequence ATGATACCTGGAGGTTTAACTGAGGCCAAACGTGCCACTCCAGAAATCCAGGAGATTGCTAACAAGATTAAACCACAgcttgaagaaaaaacaaatgagaattaTGAAGAATTTGAAGCTGAAGAGTATAAAACTCAAGTAGTTGCTGGAATAAATTACTACGTTAAGATACGAGTAGGCGAAAATCGTTATATTCACATGAAAGTATTCCAAAGTCTTCCTTATCAAAATCAGGAGTTGAAGCTTTCTGGTTACCAGACTGACAAATGCAAGGAAGATGAGCTGACCGGCTTTTAG
- the FBRS gene encoding probable fibrosin-1 isoform X2 — protein sequence METAAAAAPGPGWAPEGERRRRRCSRRDRDREQRRRRGPGSDAPRALLAAPRGSSSSSSPPPPARPWSSASSGERPGGPRRRRPRPRPRPPRPRARKRPAGSGSRGEEEEEEEDGGADDGEAEEEPEEEEEEEEDLIDGFAIASFASLEALQDASLQPPERLEHRLKHSGKRKRGGSSGATGEPGDSSDREPGRPPGDRARKWPNKRRRKEAASRHSLEAGYICDAESDLDERVSDDDLDPSFTVSTSKASGPHGAFNGNCEAKLSVVPKVSGLERSQEQPPGPDPLLVPFPPKEPPPPPAPRPPVSPPAPLPATPSLPPPPQPQLQLRVSPFGLRTSPYGSSLDLSTGSSSRPPPKAPAPPVAQPPPSSSSSSSSSSSASSSSAQLTHRPPTPSLPLPLSTHGFPPPGLRPPPPPHHPSLFSPGPTLPPPPPLLQVPGHPGASAANALSEQDLIGQDLNSRYLNAQGGPEVVGTGGSARPLAFQFHQHNHQHQHTHQHTHQHFTPYPPGLLPPHGPHMFEKYPGKMEGLFRHNPYTAFPPAVPGLPPGLPPAVSFGSLQGAFQPKSTNPELPPRLGPVPSGLPQKGTQIPDHFRPPLRKPGKWCAMHVRVAYMILRHQEKMKGDSHKLDFRNDLLPCLPGPYGALPPGQELSHPASLFTATGAVHAAANPFTAAPGAHGPFLSPSTHIDPFGRPTSFASLAALSNGAFGGLGSPTFNSGAVFAQKESPGAPPAFASPPDPWGRLHRSPLAFPAWVRPPEAARTPGSDKERPVERREPSITKEEKDRDLPFSRPQLRVSPATPKARAGEEGARPAKESVRVKEERKEEAAAAAAAAAAAAAAAAAAAATGPQGLHLLFERPRPPPFLGPSPPERCAGFLEPTWLAGPPRLARPPRFYEAGEELTGPGAVAAARLYGLEPAHPLLYSRLAPPPPPAAAPGTPHLLSKTPPGALLGAPPPLVPAPRPNSPPRAPGPARADR from the exons ATGGAGACGGCAGCGGCCGCGGCCCCGGGCCCGGGCTGGGCACCTGAGGGGGAGCGACGGCGGCGACGCTGCTCGCGCCGAGATCGAGACAGGGAGCAGCGGCGCCGCCGAGGTCCAGGCAGCGACGCGCCCCGGGCCCTGTTGGCTGCCCCGCGCGGCTCCTCGTCCTCGTCGTCACCCCCACCGCCCGCCAGGCCTTGGTCGTCAGCTTCATCTGGAGAGCGTCCTGGGGGCCCGAGACGGCGGCGACCTCGTCCCAGGCCTCGACCCCCGCGACCCCGAGCTCGGAAGCGGCCTGCCGGCTCGGGCAGCcgcggggaggaggaggaagaagaagaggacgGGGGTGCAGACGACGGGGAAGCCGAGGAGGagcctgaggaggaggaagaagaggaggaggacttGATCGATGGCTTCGCCATCGCTAGCTTCGCCAGCCTCGAGGCCTtgcag GATGCATCTCTTCAGCCCCCAGAGCGACTGGAACATCGGCTGAAGCATTCTGGGAAACGGAAGAGGGGGGGCTCCAGTGGAGCCACTGGGGAGCCAGGGGACAGCTCTGATCGGGAACCTGGCCGGCCCCCTGGGGATCGGGCCAGAAAATGGCCCAATAAGCGGAGAAGGAAAGAG GCCGCCTCCCGCCACTCTCTGGAAGCTGGATACATA TGTGACGCGGAAAGTGATCTGGACGAGAGG GTTTCCGATGATGACCTCGACCCATCTTTTACTGTCTCAACCAGCAAAG CCTCGGGTCCCCATGGCGCCTTCAACGGGAACTGTGAAGCAAAACTCTCCGTGGTCCCTAAAGTGTCGGGCCTGGAGCGGAGCCAGGAACAGCCCCCAGGGCCCGACCCGCTGCTAGTGCCTTTCCCCCCAAAGGAACCGCCGCCTCCACCGGCCCCTCGGCCTCCTGTCTCACCCCCTGCACCCCTGCCGGCCACCCCCAgtctgccacccccaccccagccccagctgcAGCTTCGGGTCTCGCCTTTCGGCCTCCGCACTTCTCCCTATGGCAGCAGCCTGGACCTCAGCACTGGCAG CTCTTCACGGCCGCCCCCCAAGGCCCCGGCCCCTCCCGTGGCTCAGCCTCCCCCCTCATCATCCTCTtcgtcctcttcctcctcatctgcCTCTTCCTCGTCCGCGCAGCTCACCCACCGGCCCCCGACGCCCTCACTGCCCCTGCCTTTGTCCACCCACGGCTTCCCTCCCCCAGGGCTGcggcccccaccaccaccccaccacccttCCTTGTTCTCCCCtggccccaccctgcccccacccccacccctgctgcaGGTGCCAGGGCACCCTGGGGCCTCAGCCGCTAACGCCCTTTCTG AGCAGGACCTGATCGGCCAGGACCTGAACTCTCGCTACCTGAATGCCCAGGGTGGCCCTGAGGTGGTGGGGACAGGGGGCTCGGCCCGGCCCCTGGCCTTCCAGTTCCACCAGCACAACCACCAGCACCAGCACACCCACCAGCACACCCACCAGCACTTCACCCCTTATCCCCCGGGCCTGCTGCCACCCCATGGCCCCCACATG TTTGAGAAATATCCAGGAAAGATGGAAGGCCTTTTCCGACATAAt ccgtACACGGCCTTCCCTCCCGCAGTGCCTGGGCTACCACCGGGCCTCCCGCCAGCTGTCTCCTTTGGCTCCCTGCAGGGGGCCTTCCAGCCCAAG AGCACGAACCCTGAGCTGCCACCACGACTGGGGCCAGTGCCAAGCGGGCTCCCCCAGAAGGGGACACAG ATCCCCGACCATTTCCGGCCACCTTTGAGG AAACCAGGGAAGTGGTGTGCCATGCATGTGCGTGTGGCTTACATGATCCTGAGACACCAGGAAAAGATGAAG GGTGACTCCCACAAGCTTGACTTTCGGAACGACCTCCTGCCCTGCCTTCCGGGGCCCTATGGGGCCCTGCCCCCTGGGCAGGAGCTCTCCCACCCGGCCTCCCTCTTCACTGCAACTG GTGCCGTCCATGCTGCAGCCAATCCTTTCACGGCAGCTCCCGGGGCCCATGGACCCTTCCTGAGCCCCAGCACCCACATTG ATCCCTTTGGGCGTCCCACAAGCTTCGCCTCCTTGGCTGCCCTCTCCAACGGGGCCTTTGGAGGCCTGGGCAGCCCCACATTCA ACTCCGGCGCCGTCTTTGCCCAGAAAGAAAGTCCAGGGGCCCCACCAGCCTTCGCCTCCCCCCCAGACCCCTGGGGCCGCCTGCATCGCAGTCCTCTGGCCTTCCCTGCCTGGGTCCGTCCCCCTGAGGCCGCACGGACACCAGGCTCAGACAAGGAGCGGCCTGTGGAGCGGAGGGAGCCCTCTATCACCAAGGAGGAGAAAGACAG GGACCTCCCCTTCTCACGGCCCCAGCTTCGAGTTTCTCCTGCTACACCCAAGGCCCGAGCTGGTGAGGAAGGGGCCAGGCCAGCCAAGGAATCCGTGCGGGTAAAGGAAGAACGAAAGGAGGAGGCTGCCGCCGCTgctgccgctgccgctgccgccgccgccgccgctgctgctgCAGCAGCCACCGGGCCTCAGGGCCTTCACCTGCTGTTTGAGAGGCCCCGGCCACCTCCCTTTCTGGGCCCTAGTCCACCAGAGCGCTGTGCCGGCTTCCTGGAGCCAACCTGGTTGGCAGGGCCCCCACGCCTTGCTAGGCCACCTCGCTTCTATGAGGCAGGTGAAGAGCTGACTGGACCAGGCGCTGTGGCTGCTGCCCGCCTCTATGGTCTAGAGCCCGCTCACCCCCTGCTATATAGCCGCTTGGCTCCTCCACCACCACCTGCTGCGGCCCCAGGAACCCCTCACCTTCTTAGCAAGACCCCACCAGGAGCCCTTTTGGGGGCACCACCTCCACTTGTGCCCGCCCCTCGGCCCAATTCCCCACCTAGGGCCCCTGGCCCAGCTCGGGCTGACaggtga
- the FBRS gene encoding probable fibrosin-1 isoform X1, translating into METAAAAAPGPGWAPEGERRRRRCSRRDRDREQRRRRGPGSDAPRALLAAPRGSSSSSSPPPPARPWSSASSGERPGGPRRRRPRPRPRPPRPRARKRPAGSGSRGEEEEEEEDGGADDGEAEEEPEEEEEEEEDLIDGFAIASFASLEALQKDASLQPPERLEHRLKHSGKRKRGGSSGATGEPGDSSDREPGRPPGDRARKWPNKRRRKEAASRHSLEAGYICDAESDLDERVSDDDLDPSFTVSTSKASGPHGAFNGNCEAKLSVVPKVSGLERSQEQPPGPDPLLVPFPPKEPPPPPAPRPPVSPPAPLPATPSLPPPPQPQLQLRVSPFGLRTSPYGSSLDLSTGSSSRPPPKAPAPPVAQPPPSSSSSSSSSSSASSSSAQLTHRPPTPSLPLPLSTHGFPPPGLRPPPPPHHPSLFSPGPTLPPPPPLLQVPGHPGASAANALSEQDLIGQDLNSRYLNAQGGPEVVGTGGSARPLAFQFHQHNHQHQHTHQHTHQHFTPYPPGLLPPHGPHMFEKYPGKMEGLFRHNPYTAFPPAVPGLPPGLPPAVSFGSLQGAFQPKSTNPELPPRLGPVPSGLPQKGTQIPDHFRPPLRKPGKWCAMHVRVAYMILRHQEKMKGDSHKLDFRNDLLPCLPGPYGALPPGQELSHPASLFTATGAVHAAANPFTAAPGAHGPFLSPSTHIDPFGRPTSFASLAALSNGAFGGLGSPTFNSGAVFAQKESPGAPPAFASPPDPWGRLHRSPLAFPAWVRPPEAARTPGSDKERPVERREPSITKEEKDRDLPFSRPQLRVSPATPKARAGEEGARPAKESVRVKEERKEEAAAAAAAAAAAAAAAAAAAATGPQGLHLLFERPRPPPFLGPSPPERCAGFLEPTWLAGPPRLARPPRFYEAGEELTGPGAVAAARLYGLEPAHPLLYSRLAPPPPPAAAPGTPHLLSKTPPGALLGAPPPLVPAPRPNSPPRAPGPARADR; encoded by the exons ATGGAGACGGCAGCGGCCGCGGCCCCGGGCCCGGGCTGGGCACCTGAGGGGGAGCGACGGCGGCGACGCTGCTCGCGCCGAGATCGAGACAGGGAGCAGCGGCGCCGCCGAGGTCCAGGCAGCGACGCGCCCCGGGCCCTGTTGGCTGCCCCGCGCGGCTCCTCGTCCTCGTCGTCACCCCCACCGCCCGCCAGGCCTTGGTCGTCAGCTTCATCTGGAGAGCGTCCTGGGGGCCCGAGACGGCGGCGACCTCGTCCCAGGCCTCGACCCCCGCGACCCCGAGCTCGGAAGCGGCCTGCCGGCTCGGGCAGCcgcggggaggaggaggaagaagaagaggacgGGGGTGCAGACGACGGGGAAGCCGAGGAGGagcctgaggaggaggaagaagaggaggaggacttGATCGATGGCTTCGCCATCGCTAGCTTCGCCAGCCTCGAGGCCTtgcag AAGGATGCATCTCTTCAGCCCCCAGAGCGACTGGAACATCGGCTGAAGCATTCTGGGAAACGGAAGAGGGGGGGCTCCAGTGGAGCCACTGGGGAGCCAGGGGACAGCTCTGATCGGGAACCTGGCCGGCCCCCTGGGGATCGGGCCAGAAAATGGCCCAATAAGCGGAGAAGGAAAGAG GCCGCCTCCCGCCACTCTCTGGAAGCTGGATACATA TGTGACGCGGAAAGTGATCTGGACGAGAGG GTTTCCGATGATGACCTCGACCCATCTTTTACTGTCTCAACCAGCAAAG CCTCGGGTCCCCATGGCGCCTTCAACGGGAACTGTGAAGCAAAACTCTCCGTGGTCCCTAAAGTGTCGGGCCTGGAGCGGAGCCAGGAACAGCCCCCAGGGCCCGACCCGCTGCTAGTGCCTTTCCCCCCAAAGGAACCGCCGCCTCCACCGGCCCCTCGGCCTCCTGTCTCACCCCCTGCACCCCTGCCGGCCACCCCCAgtctgccacccccaccccagccccagctgcAGCTTCGGGTCTCGCCTTTCGGCCTCCGCACTTCTCCCTATGGCAGCAGCCTGGACCTCAGCACTGGCAG CTCTTCACGGCCGCCCCCCAAGGCCCCGGCCCCTCCCGTGGCTCAGCCTCCCCCCTCATCATCCTCTtcgtcctcttcctcctcatctgcCTCTTCCTCGTCCGCGCAGCTCACCCACCGGCCCCCGACGCCCTCACTGCCCCTGCCTTTGTCCACCCACGGCTTCCCTCCCCCAGGGCTGcggcccccaccaccaccccaccacccttCCTTGTTCTCCCCtggccccaccctgcccccacccccacccctgctgcaGGTGCCAGGGCACCCTGGGGCCTCAGCCGCTAACGCCCTTTCTG AGCAGGACCTGATCGGCCAGGACCTGAACTCTCGCTACCTGAATGCCCAGGGTGGCCCTGAGGTGGTGGGGACAGGGGGCTCGGCCCGGCCCCTGGCCTTCCAGTTCCACCAGCACAACCACCAGCACCAGCACACCCACCAGCACACCCACCAGCACTTCACCCCTTATCCCCCGGGCCTGCTGCCACCCCATGGCCCCCACATG TTTGAGAAATATCCAGGAAAGATGGAAGGCCTTTTCCGACATAAt ccgtACACGGCCTTCCCTCCCGCAGTGCCTGGGCTACCACCGGGCCTCCCGCCAGCTGTCTCCTTTGGCTCCCTGCAGGGGGCCTTCCAGCCCAAG AGCACGAACCCTGAGCTGCCACCACGACTGGGGCCAGTGCCAAGCGGGCTCCCCCAGAAGGGGACACAG ATCCCCGACCATTTCCGGCCACCTTTGAGG AAACCAGGGAAGTGGTGTGCCATGCATGTGCGTGTGGCTTACATGATCCTGAGACACCAGGAAAAGATGAAG GGTGACTCCCACAAGCTTGACTTTCGGAACGACCTCCTGCCCTGCCTTCCGGGGCCCTATGGGGCCCTGCCCCCTGGGCAGGAGCTCTCCCACCCGGCCTCCCTCTTCACTGCAACTG GTGCCGTCCATGCTGCAGCCAATCCTTTCACGGCAGCTCCCGGGGCCCATGGACCCTTCCTGAGCCCCAGCACCCACATTG ATCCCTTTGGGCGTCCCACAAGCTTCGCCTCCTTGGCTGCCCTCTCCAACGGGGCCTTTGGAGGCCTGGGCAGCCCCACATTCA ACTCCGGCGCCGTCTTTGCCCAGAAAGAAAGTCCAGGGGCCCCACCAGCCTTCGCCTCCCCCCCAGACCCCTGGGGCCGCCTGCATCGCAGTCCTCTGGCCTTCCCTGCCTGGGTCCGTCCCCCTGAGGCCGCACGGACACCAGGCTCAGACAAGGAGCGGCCTGTGGAGCGGAGGGAGCCCTCTATCACCAAGGAGGAGAAAGACAG GGACCTCCCCTTCTCACGGCCCCAGCTTCGAGTTTCTCCTGCTACACCCAAGGCCCGAGCTGGTGAGGAAGGGGCCAGGCCAGCCAAGGAATCCGTGCGGGTAAAGGAAGAACGAAAGGAGGAGGCTGCCGCCGCTgctgccgctgccgctgccgccgccgccgccgctgctgctgCAGCAGCCACCGGGCCTCAGGGCCTTCACCTGCTGTTTGAGAGGCCCCGGCCACCTCCCTTTCTGGGCCCTAGTCCACCAGAGCGCTGTGCCGGCTTCCTGGAGCCAACCTGGTTGGCAGGGCCCCCACGCCTTGCTAGGCCACCTCGCTTCTATGAGGCAGGTGAAGAGCTGACTGGACCAGGCGCTGTGGCTGCTGCCCGCCTCTATGGTCTAGAGCCCGCTCACCCCCTGCTATATAGCCGCTTGGCTCCTCCACCACCACCTGCTGCGGCCCCAGGAACCCCTCACCTTCTTAGCAAGACCCCACCAGGAGCCCTTTTGGGGGCACCACCTCCACTTGTGCCCGCCCCTCGGCCCAATTCCCCACCTAGGGCCCCTGGCCCAGCTCGGGCTGACaggtga